A stretch of the Massilia varians genome encodes the following:
- the hflX gene encoding GTPase HflX, producing the protein MRAALVGIDFGAGDFNASLEELSLLARSAGAEPITTITAKRSSPDPAHFVGSGKADEIKMACKVEGIELVIFNHALSPAQQRNLERRLEVRVIDRTSLILDIFAQRAQSHEGKLQVELAQLQHLATRLIRGWTHLERQKGGIGLRGPGETQLETDRRLIGERVKMLRTRLTKLRKQHETQRRQRGRNQTFSVSLVGYTNAGKSTLFNTLTKAGVYVANQLFATLDTTSRRLYLGDEVGSVVISDTVGFVRELPHQLVAAFRATLEETIHADLLLHVVDGNSPVRMEQIEQVNEVLREIGADHVPQILVWNKIDAAGLEPGVERDEYDKISRVFISAHSGAGLDLLREAIVEAAMAARAEQEHARHGEEPAVGGSLANPAENTMTTSTHLGPH; encoded by the coding sequence ATGCGCGCAGCGCTGGTCGGCATCGATTTTGGTGCTGGCGATTTCAACGCCAGCCTGGAAGAGCTGTCGCTGCTTGCGCGCTCCGCCGGCGCCGAACCGATCACCACGATCACGGCCAAGCGCAGCAGTCCCGACCCCGCCCACTTCGTCGGCAGCGGCAAGGCCGACGAAATCAAGATGGCCTGCAAGGTCGAGGGCATCGAGCTGGTCATCTTCAACCACGCATTGTCTCCGGCCCAGCAGCGCAACCTCGAGCGCCGGCTGGAGGTGCGCGTGATCGACCGTACCAGCCTGATCCTCGACATCTTCGCCCAGCGCGCCCAGAGCCACGAGGGCAAGCTGCAGGTGGAACTGGCCCAGCTGCAGCACCTGGCCACGCGCCTGATCCGCGGCTGGACCCACCTGGAACGTCAAAAGGGCGGTATCGGCCTGCGCGGTCCCGGCGAAACCCAGCTCGAGACCGACCGCCGCCTGATCGGCGAGCGCGTCAAGATGCTGCGCACCCGCCTGACCAAGCTGCGCAAGCAGCACGAGACCCAGCGCCGCCAGCGCGGACGCAACCAGACCTTCTCGGTGTCCCTCGTCGGCTATACCAACGCCGGCAAGTCGACCCTGTTCAATACGCTGACCAAGGCCGGCGTGTATGTTGCGAACCAGCTGTTCGCGACGCTGGACACCACCAGCCGCCGCCTCTACCTTGGCGACGAGGTGGGCAGCGTGGTCATTTCCGACACGGTCGGCTTCGTGCGCGAACTGCCGCACCAGCTGGTGGCGGCCTTCCGCGCCACGCTGGAGGAAACCATCCATGCCGACCTGCTGCTGCATGTAGTCGACGGCAACTCGCCGGTGCGCATGGAGCAGATCGAGCAGGTCAACGAGGTCTTGCGCGAGATCGGCGCCGATCATGTGCCCCAGATCCTGGTCTGGAACAAGATCGATGCGGCCGGGCTGGAGCCCGGGGTCGAGCGTGATGAGTATGATAAGATCAGCCGCGTTTTCATCAGCGCCCACAGCGGGGCCGGCCTGGACCTGCTGCGAGAGGCCATCGTCGAGGCGGCGATGGCGGCCCGCGCGGAACAAGAACATGCACGGCATGGGGAAGAACCGGCGGTGGGCGGCTCCCTGGCCAATCCTGCAGAGAACACTATGACAACCTCTACCCATCTCGGGCCACACTAG
- the hfq gene encoding RNA chaperone Hfq, translating into MSNKGQLLQDPFLNALRKEHVPVSIYLVNGIKLQGHIESFDQYVVLLRNTVTQMVYKHAISTVVPARAVNLNLDSEAE; encoded by the coding sequence ATGAGCAACAAAGGGCAACTGTTACAAGACCCATTCCTGAACGCCTTGCGCAAGGAGCACGTCCCCGTCTCCATCTACCTGGTCAACGGCATCAAGCTGCAAGGCCATATCGAGTCCTTCGACCAGTACGTCGTCCTGCTTCGTAACACCGTGACCCAGATGGTCTACAAGCATGCCATTTCCACCGTTGTCCCGGCTCGCGCCGTCAACCTTAACCTCGACTCCGAAGCCGAGTAA
- the hflK gene encoding FtsH protease activity modulator HflK, with product MLVSLLKRCGIKLSLNDPRWGHKPDGDHKAQEGRRPGEGPPDLDQLWRDFNARLNRIFGGRNNGGDGGGGPGGRGEMRGAGIGAGVVATIVGLIWLASGAFIVQEGQTGVVTTFGKLSHTTGAGFNWRWPYPIQAHETVNVSTIRTAEIGYRANVRNKQPQESLMLTDDENIIDIQFAVQYTLKDPVQWLFNNRENDETVRQVAETAIREVVGKSKMDFVLYEGREKVAADVHQMMQQILDRYALGALVTNVTMQGVQPPEQVQEAFDDAVKAGQDRARARNEGEAYANQVIPQARGQAFRLQQDAEAYRSMVVENATGNASRFDQVVAAYAKAPAVTRDRMYIDTMQQIFSSTSKVMVDSRAGNPMIYLPLDKLIQQGAGNESVGARSGPVQVPQSAPPTDVMQAMDSVRQRDSRSRDSSRDRESR from the coding sequence ATGCTCGTTTCTTTACTTAAACGTTGCGGCATCAAACTGTCGCTGAACGATCCACGTTGGGGCCACAAACCCGACGGTGACCACAAGGCCCAGGAGGGCCGCCGGCCGGGTGAAGGCCCGCCCGACCTCGATCAACTCTGGCGCGATTTCAACGCGCGCCTGAACCGCATCTTCGGCGGCCGCAACAATGGCGGCGACGGCGGCGGCGGCCCGGGCGGCCGCGGCGAAATGCGCGGCGCCGGCATCGGCGCGGGCGTGGTGGCGACCATCGTCGGCCTGATCTGGCTGGCGAGCGGCGCCTTCATCGTGCAGGAAGGCCAGACCGGCGTCGTTACCACCTTCGGCAAGCTCAGCCATACGACGGGCGCCGGCTTCAACTGGCGCTGGCCGTATCCGATCCAGGCCCACGAGACCGTCAACGTGTCGACCATCCGTACCGCCGAGATCGGCTACCGCGCCAACGTGCGCAACAAGCAGCCGCAAGAATCGCTGATGCTGACCGACGACGAGAACATCATCGACATCCAGTTCGCGGTCCAGTACACGCTGAAGGACCCGGTCCAGTGGCTGTTCAACAACCGCGAGAACGACGAGACCGTGCGCCAGGTGGCCGAGACCGCCATCCGCGAAGTGGTCGGCAAGAGCAAGATGGACTTCGTCCTGTACGAAGGCCGCGAGAAGGTCGCCGCCGACGTGCACCAGATGATGCAGCAGATCCTCGACCGCTACGCGCTGGGCGCCCTGGTCACCAACGTGACCATGCAGGGCGTGCAGCCGCCGGAGCAGGTGCAGGAAGCCTTCGACGACGCCGTCAAGGCCGGCCAGGACCGTGCCCGTGCCCGCAACGAGGGTGAAGCCTACGCCAACCAGGTGATCCCGCAGGCGCGCGGCCAGGCCTTCCGCCTGCAGCAGGACGCCGAGGCCTACCGCTCGATGGTGGTCGAGAACGCGACCGGTAACGCCTCGCGCTTCGACCAGGTGGTGGCCGCCTACGCGAAAGCCCCGGCCGTCACCCGCGACCGCATGTACATCGATACCATGCAGCAGATCTTCTCCAGCACCAGCAAGGTGATGGTGGATTCGCGCGCGGGCAATCCGATGATCTACCTGCCGCTGGACAAGCTGATCCAGCAAGGCGCCGGCAACGAAAGTGTCGGCGCCCGTTCGGGTCCGGTGCAGGTGCCGCAGTCGGCGCCGCCAACGGACGTCATGCAAGCCATGGATTCGGTGCGCCAGCGCGACAGCCGCAGCCGCGATTCCTCACGTGACCGGGAGAGCCGTTAA